In Tolypothrix sp. NIES-4075, the following proteins share a genomic window:
- the gor gene encoding glutathione-disulfide reductase: MTYDYDLFVIGAGSGGLAASKRAASYGAKVAIAENDLVGGTCVIRGCVPKKLMVYGSHFPALFHDAAGYGWKVGEAELDWQHFITSIDKEVRRLSQLHISFLERAGVDLIPARASLVDPHTVEVDGRKVTAEKILIAVGGRPVKPDLPGMEYGITSNEIFHLKQQPKHIVIIGAGYIGTEFACIMRGLGSEVTQITRGDKILKGFDEDIRSGIEEGMTNHGIKVIKNNVIETVEKVPEGIKLTLSEADQEPIIADVFLVATGRMPNIEGLGLENAGVDLEEGNIEGPGYSNMMAIAVNEFSQTSQPNIFAVGDVTDRINLTPVAIGEGRAFADSEFGNNRRLFSHDTVPTAVFSNPEAATVGLTEAEAHEKYGDAVKVYRTRFRPLFHSLTGAQEKTMMKLVVDGNTDKVLGAHMVGESAGEIIQGVAIAVKMGATKKDFDATVGIHPSSAEEFVTMR; the protein is encoded by the coding sequence ATGACGTATGATTACGACTTGTTTGTCATTGGTGCTGGTTCTGGTGGTTTAGCAGCTTCCAAGCGGGCAGCTAGCTACGGTGCAAAAGTGGCGATCGCTGAAAATGATTTAGTCGGTGGTACTTGTGTGATTCGCGGGTGTGTTCCCAAAAAACTTATGGTTTACGGCTCTCACTTTCCCGCATTATTTCATGATGCCGCAGGTTATGGCTGGAAAGTTGGTGAAGCTGAGTTAGATTGGCAACATTTCATTACTTCTATAGATAAAGAAGTCCGCAGGCTATCGCAACTGCATATCAGTTTTCTAGAAAGAGCTGGCGTCGATTTAATTCCCGCTCGTGCTAGTTTAGTAGATCCGCACACTGTAGAAGTTGATGGGCGCAAAGTTACGGCAGAGAAAATTTTAATTGCTGTGGGTGGGCGTCCGGTTAAACCAGATTTACCTGGTATGGAATATGGCATTACTTCTAATGAAATCTTTCACCTGAAACAGCAACCGAAGCACATCGTCATTATTGGCGCGGGTTACATCGGCACAGAATTTGCTTGCATCATGCGCGGTCTGGGTTCCGAGGTGACACAGATTACCAGAGGCGACAAGATTTTGAAAGGTTTTGATGAAGACATTCGCAGCGGAATTGAAGAGGGGATGACGAATCACGGCATTAAAGTGATCAAGAATAATGTCATCGAAACAGTTGAGAAAGTGCCGGAAGGAATAAAGCTGACTTTATCTGAAGCAGACCAAGAACCGATAATTGCCGATGTGTTTTTAGTCGCAACTGGTCGGATGCCAAATATTGAAGGATTGGGTTTAGAAAATGCCGGAGTCGATCTGGAAGAAGGTAACATCGAAGGACCCGGATACAGCAATATGATGGCGATCGCTGTCAATGAATTTAGTCAAACTTCCCAACCAAATATCTTTGCCGTCGGTGATGTCACTGACAGAATTAACTTAACTCCGGTAGCAATTGGTGAAGGTCGCGCTTTTGCTGATAGCGAATTTGGCAACAACCGCCGTTTATTCAGCCATGACACTGTTCCTACAGCCGTATTTTCCAACCCAGAAGCAGCGACAGTCGGCTTAACCGAAGCCGAAGCACACGAGAAATACGGAGATGCAGTCAAAGTATATCGTACACGCTTCCGCCCATTGTTTCATAGTTTAACGGGCGCTCAAGAAAAAACCATGATGAAGTTGGTAGTCGATGGCAACACCGATAAAGTATTAGGCGCTCACATGGTCGGAGAAAGCGCAGGTGAGATAATTCAAGGTGTAGCGATCGCCGTCAAAATGGGTGCAACCAAAAAAGATTTTGATGCCACCGTCGGTATCCATCCCTCATCGGCAGAAGAATTCGTCACCATGCGCTAA
- the gorA gene encoding glutathione-disulfide reductase, with the protein MTFDYDLFVIGAGPGGLAAAKKAAALGVRVAIAEQEALGGTCANRGCTPKKFIVYAADFALQNQSAQSYGWSDCQWHFDWTLFIKSVHQKLEGIQHSFLQQLQKAGIEIIHGGATFVDAHTLEIEGRKVTADKILIAVGGHPVQPDIPGIEYTITSREMFHLPYLPKRLAIIGGGYIGVEFSSMMNAFGCEVTVINTDEMILSGFDDDIRAGVQSGLSKRKIRFIKNSTAKEIKFSDDGLLLTTKGDKEEIITADTILVATGRAPNTKNLNLEKASVELGEKGEIKVDEYSRTNQENIFAVGDCTNRVQLTPVAITEANDFVNSVFGKKPQKPSYDFVPSAVFARPEGASVGMSETKAREKFGKSVKCYRSKFQPLFYQLTEQDEQATIKLVVEGESERVLGVHMVGEHAADIIQSLAVAIRKGITKQDLDDTIGIHPTTAEEFLTFD; encoded by the coding sequence ATGACATTTGATTATGACCTCTTTGTAATTGGTGCCGGTCCAGGAGGACTAGCAGCAGCCAAAAAAGCAGCCGCGTTAGGTGTCCGCGTCGCTATTGCCGAACAAGAAGCCCTCGGTGGTACCTGTGCAAATCGCGGCTGTACTCCCAAAAAATTCATTGTTTACGCGGCTGATTTTGCCCTTCAAAATCAATCGGCACAAAGCTACGGCTGGAGTGATTGTCAATGGCACTTTGACTGGACACTATTTATTAAGTCGGTACACCAGAAACTTGAAGGTATTCAGCATTCTTTCCTTCAGCAGTTGCAAAAAGCGGGAATTGAAATAATTCACGGTGGTGCAACTTTCGTTGATGCTCATACCCTTGAAATTGAAGGACGCAAAGTGACAGCTGACAAAATCTTAATTGCTGTCGGCGGACATCCAGTGCAACCGGATATTCCCGGTATAGAATACACTATCACTTCCCGCGAGATGTTTCACCTGCCTTACTTACCCAAACGCTTGGCGATTATTGGCGGTGGTTATATCGGCGTAGAATTTTCCAGCATGATGAACGCTTTTGGGTGCGAAGTCACGGTTATTAATACTGATGAAATGATTTTATCAGGCTTTGATGATGACATTCGCGCTGGCGTTCAATCCGGTTTGAGCAAAAGGAAAATTCGCTTTATCAAAAACAGCACTGCCAAAGAAATTAAATTCTCAGATGACGGTTTGCTGCTGACTACTAAAGGCGACAAAGAAGAAATCATCACAGCAGATACAATTTTAGTTGCTACAGGTCGCGCTCCAAATACCAAGAATCTCAACTTGGAAAAAGCCTCAGTTGAACTTGGGGAAAAAGGAGAAATCAAAGTTGATGAATACAGCCGCACCAATCAAGAAAATATTTTTGCCGTGGGTGACTGCACTAACCGCGTGCAATTAACGCCAGTTGCAATAACTGAAGCTAATGATTTTGTCAATTCAGTTTTTGGCAAAAAGCCGCAAAAACCAAGTTATGATTTTGTCCCTTCCGCAGTTTTTGCCCGTCCAGAAGGGGCAAGTGTCGGCATGTCAGAAACAAAAGCGCGGGAAAAATTCGGCAAATCTGTCAAATGCTATCGCAGCAAATTCCAACCGCTATTTTATCAACTGACCGAACAAGATGAGCAAGCAACAATTAAATTAGTAGTTGAGGGTGAGTCTGAACGAGTTTTAGGCGTTCATATGGTGGGTGAACACGCAGCCGATATAATTCAAAGTCTCGCGGTTGCCATTCGCAAAGGTATCACCAAACAAGATTTGGATGACACAATTGGTATTCATCCAACGACAGCAGAAGAGTTTTTGACATTCGATTGA
- a CDS encoding AAA family ATPase, which produces MSSQSDSWNLPKSWNCRVLKDWQIDRLLTDLEARTQKRYRQNTRKDLLLGLLCGYGIKKISKDLHKDNAVVRAGLSNIYRDIETLTEEPNYSVKSSNLMYVLERYGYRRGCAASVANNCRPIPSNLPAPTYTQFIGRESEMETLLERLSPLHAAHMITVHGIGGVGKTALVLEAARLCLKASCENLSHAAKFEAIIFTSAKQQELVPNRIFQRQQGQRNLRGIFREIAHTLDDVTIIQSPPSEQFDRVRRCLSRQRSLLIVDNMETIDDRDEVIEFLYNLPVCVKVVITTRERIALLPISLRNLPLNDGLQLIQQQAEEKNITLNPQDSQDLYDRTGGIPLAIVYALGQVSSGYSLASVLTQLALATGDVARFCFEQSVQGIKKQPPHQLLMSLAIFPDSPLQAAVAEVAGLTAAPDCVNDGLGRLQQLSLITHNQKTGRYEMLSLTREYALAQLAADPNFEKEARIRWVKWYLDFAHTYGGEDWEKWIHYNKLEEEHGNLRAVLYWCKDQGYYEQVRDLWLLLNHYANLYADWDERLDWLQWLIEESKRRSEWSSFVKIVIRKSWLLIRECSEQSLFEAEEILQPTWVLRDRADLCVQADLAESIVRLQIRYKNYEDARHWLNIEEDLVHQAHLDKHKHIRYFIPVLYHRAEILYKEGKYPEAKILFQQVMQSAEQINWHRVINSAQNWLADIAIKEGDRFAAQQLLIKGLAVAQSHKNKRRLARYQRSRAYWENKWGSPEEVRKFATKAMDGFEHLGMTRDAEEMQLLLNSP; this is translated from the coding sequence ATGTCAAGTCAGTCAGACAGTTGGAATCTACCTAAAAGTTGGAATTGCAGAGTTTTGAAGGACTGGCAAATAGATCGGCTACTGACTGATTTGGAGGCAAGAACTCAAAAGCGTTACAGGCAAAATACCAGGAAAGACTTATTACTTGGGTTATTGTGTGGATATGGAATCAAGAAGATAAGCAAAGATTTACACAAGGATAACGCTGTTGTGAGAGCGGGTCTTAGTAATATCTACCGAGATATTGAAACTTTGACCGAAGAGCCAAACTACAGCGTCAAATCTAGCAACCTAATGTACGTTTTGGAGAGATATGGATATCGCAGAGGTTGCGCTGCATCTGTTGCCAATAATTGCCGTCCCATCCCCAGTAATCTGCCAGCACCTACCTATACACAATTTATCGGTCGCGAGTCAGAGATGGAAACGTTACTAGAACGGCTTTCTCCTCTTCATGCGGCTCATATGATTACGGTGCATGGTATTGGTGGTGTAGGTAAAACGGCACTGGTGTTAGAAGCAGCTCGTTTGTGCTTAAAAGCTAGTTGTGAAAATCTTTCTCATGCAGCGAAATTTGAGGCGATTATTTTCACTTCAGCTAAACAACAGGAACTCGTCCCGAATAGAATTTTTCAGCGACAGCAAGGACAGCGTAACCTGCGCGGTATTTTTCGGGAAATTGCTCACACTTTGGACGACGTAACGATTATTCAGTCTCCCCCTTCGGAGCAATTTGACCGGGTGCGTCGGTGTCTTTCCAGACAGCGATCGCTTTTAATTGTAGACAATATGGAAACCATTGACGATCGAGATGAGGTCATAGAGTTTCTCTACAATCTGCCTGTTTGCGTCAAAGTTGTAATTACTACTCGCGAACGAATTGCTTTATTACCAATTAGTTTGCGAAACTTGCCCTTAAATGATGGTTTGCAATTAATACAGCAACAAGCTGAAGAAAAAAATATCACTCTCAACCCGCAAGATTCTCAAGACCTTTACGATCGCACTGGCGGAATTCCCCTCGCTATTGTTTATGCTTTAGGTCAAGTCTCTAGTGGCTATTCTCTCGCATCAGTGTTAACACAGCTAGCTTTAGCTACAGGTGATGTGGCTCGTTTCTGCTTTGAGCAATCAGTGCAAGGAATCAAAAAACAGCCACCGCATCAATTATTGATGTCACTGGCAATTTTTCCTGACTCTCCCTTGCAAGCTGCTGTAGCTGAAGTTGCAGGACTGACAGCAGCACCTGATTGTGTCAATGATGGCTTAGGACGTTTGCAACAACTGTCTCTGATAACTCATAATCAAAAAACTGGGCGATATGAGATGCTTTCTCTCACTCGCGAGTACGCTTTAGCACAACTAGCTGCTGACCCAAATTTTGAAAAAGAAGCACGAATACGCTGGGTAAAATGGTATCTCGATTTTGCCCACACTTACGGCGGAGAAGATTGGGAAAAGTGGATACATTACAACAAACTAGAGGAAGAACACGGCAATTTGCGTGCTGTCCTTTATTGGTGTAAAGACCAAGGTTATTATGAACAAGTTAGAGATTTATGGCTTTTGTTAAATCACTATGCAAACCTCTACGCCGATTGGGATGAGCGTTTAGATTGGTTGCAATGGCTGATAGAAGAATCAAAACGACGCAGTGAATGGTCATCTTTTGTCAAAATCGTTATCCGCAAAAGCTGGCTGCTGATTCGAGAATGTTCAGAGCAAAGTCTGTTTGAAGCAGAGGAAATTTTGCAGCCAACGTGGGTTTTACGCGATCGCGCAGACTTGTGCGTTCAAGCTGATTTAGCCGAAAGTATCGTCAGGCTGCAAATCAGATACAAAAATTATGAAGATGCTCGTCACTGGCTGAATATAGAAGAAGACTTAGTGCATCAAGCACATTTAGATAAACACAAGCACATCCGTTATTTTATCCCGGTTCTCTACCACCGCGCCGAAATCTTGTATAAAGAAGGTAAATATCCCGAAGCTAAAATCCTTTTTCAACAGGTGATGCAAAGTGCAGAACAAATAAACTGGCATCGGGTAATTAACTCGGCTCAAAATTGGCTGGCTGATATTGCCATTAAAGAAGGCGATCGCTTCGCTGCTCAACAACTATTAATCAAAGGCTTGGCTGTAGCCCAAAGCCACAAAAATAAACGCCGTCTTGCTCGCTATCAACGCTCTCGCGCTTATTGGGAAAACAAATGGGGAAGTCCGGAAGAAGTTCGTAAATTTGCCACTAAAGCAATGGATGGTTTCGAGCATCTGGGAATGACGCGGGATGCAGAAGAAATGCAATTATTACTTAATTCCCCATAA
- a CDS encoding peptidoglycan-binding domain-containing protein: MNRALRSLTLLLGLKQPKPYFPEEKQICVFNKRPILYRGFTPNSVQESIDELQAHLQSQGILVNTSGRFDLETEVAVIEFQKKNNLQVDGIVGPLSWACLFYPKLCRSQKEMSSQLEDAVKELQTILYEEGFLKKQPDACFCRQTEIAVKRFQRMYGLKDDGMVGAATWAVLLGMRQKIDRGFPRIVYFLSPQSWFMWEQFLMICFILLGIYYSPIPGDEPKISTALATAYGLTCIVPFLLECLPIKQSKQPSLPLLRYAPYVLTGIFWKPIINFLGTLFN; the protein is encoded by the coding sequence ATGAATAGAGCATTGCGATCGCTAACTCTCTTACTAGGGCTGAAACAACCTAAGCCTTATTTCCCCGAAGAAAAACAAATTTGTGTATTCAATAAACGTCCGATACTTTACCGAGGTTTTACGCCAAACTCTGTCCAGGAATCAATTGATGAACTACAAGCGCATTTGCAATCTCAGGGAATTCTTGTAAATACTAGTGGTAGATTTGACTTAGAAACAGAAGTAGCTGTCATCGAATTTCAGAAAAAAAATAATCTCCAAGTGGATGGGATAGTCGGACCACTCAGTTGGGCTTGCCTTTTCTATCCAAAGCTTTGCCGCAGTCAGAAAGAAATGTCTTCACAATTAGAAGATGCAGTTAAGGAACTGCAAACTATTCTCTACGAAGAAGGATTTTTGAAAAAGCAACCAGATGCATGTTTTTGTCGGCAAACTGAAATAGCAGTTAAACGCTTTCAAAGAATGTATGGGCTAAAAGATGATGGTATGGTTGGAGCAGCAACTTGGGCTGTGCTGTTGGGAATGCGACAAAAAATAGATAGAGGCTTTCCCAGGATAGTTTATTTTTTATCGCCTCAATCTTGGTTTATGTGGGAGCAATTTTTAATGATTTGTTTCATATTGCTGGGCATTTATTATAGTCCGATACCTGGTGATGAGCCAAAAATTAGTACAGCTTTAGCCACTGCTTACGGACTTACTTGTATAGTCCCATTTTTGTTAGAATGTTTGCCGATTAAGCAGTCGAAGCAGCCTAGTTTACCATTGTTGCGATATGCTCCTTATGTGTTGACTGGCATCTTTTGGAAACCAATTATCAACTTTTTAGGGACATTGTTTAATTAA
- a CDS encoding helix-turn-helix domain-containing protein: protein MSRQKKSEETGEAFKKLLEQKGFNQYKLVQATGLDKSLISKIANGFTASPKPVTLEKIAVALKVELGELTRIFAQLHNSATPQAQQLITEVTVSKDPNFVGREEAIAHLNDLVNEGAKVILIQAKGGVGKATLARKFFQEKGLQPFEIRIGMETQDITPVEKLLQDWLKSDFKEEPNEDFGMMLKQLKRKLEAHKIGVFIHNLESALDGKGKFIPPHRRYVELLNLLADPDVQSITIVTSRECLNESKLKVELYKLPSLDEMAWRDFFSSQKIDTDFQAFTDIHKAYGGNAKAMEILCDVVIKQESYKGDIQAYWQANQADLLIEGKLEDLVASQFNRLQQLDPDAYRLLCRLGCYRYQNLPSVTIEGLLCLLWDVPEELQKRVVKSLEDYKSLVECKNGEYWLHPVIRQEAISRLKRNGEWESANGRAIKFWQIYFSHILKTEQLEINKIDFNLVENYQEKLDLIIETAEAIANYNIYKDELVVIEFIHHSLKFYDLESLEELILQSNIYENTGFSLLREKISEFVEWRINLGKSLYELGEPTHTLAVIDKKEGKFTESKEQFTYYKRCFYVGQRFLKTALDIANQLKLYRLVNEVQLLLARFQSYSID from the coding sequence GTGTCAAGACAGAAAAAGAGTGAGGAAACTGGAGAGGCGTTTAAAAAATTACTTGAACAAAAGGGATTTAACCAGTACAAACTTGTGCAAGCAACTGGTCTAGATAAAAGTTTGATTAGTAAGATTGCCAATGGCTTTACCGCTAGTCCTAAGCCAGTAACACTTGAAAAAATAGCGGTCGCATTGAAAGTTGAACTGGGTGAACTAACAAGAATATTTGCTCAATTGCATAACTCAGCCACCCCTCAAGCACAACAGTTAATTACTGAGGTAACAGTATCAAAAGATCCTAATTTTGTGGGACGTGAGGAGGCGATCGCGCACCTTAACGACTTGGTTAATGAAGGTGCAAAGGTTATCCTCATCCAAGCTAAAGGTGGTGTAGGAAAAGCCACCCTAGCTCGTAAATTCTTTCAGGAGAAAGGTTTACAGCCTTTTGAAATCCGCATCGGTATGGAGACTCAGGACATTACACCTGTAGAAAAATTACTTCAAGACTGGCTAAAGTCAGATTTTAAAGAGGAGCCTAATGAAGATTTCGGCATGATGCTAAAGCAACTGAAGCGCAAACTAGAGGCTCACAAAATTGGTGTGTTTATTCATAACCTCGAATCTGCTCTGGATGGAAAGGGTAAGTTTATCCCACCTCATCGCCGCTATGTTGAGCTACTTAACCTTTTAGCTGATCCAGATGTTCAGTCCATCACAATCGTTACAAGTCGTGAGTGCCTTAATGAGTCAAAACTTAAAGTTGAACTTTACAAGTTGCCATCTTTAGATGAAATGGCGTGGCGAGACTTTTTTAGTAGCCAAAAAATTGATACTGATTTCCAGGCTTTCACTGATATACACAAAGCCTATGGTGGTAATGCTAAAGCTATGGAAATCCTTTGTGATGTAGTAATTAAGCAAGAATCTTATAAAGGCGATATACAAGCTTATTGGCAAGCAAATCAGGCGGATTTGTTAATTGAGGGAAAGTTAGAAGATTTAGTTGCCAGTCAATTCAACCGTCTGCAACAACTCGATCCAGATGCTTATCGGCTTCTCTGCCGTTTAGGATGCTATCGCTATCAAAACCTGCCTTCAGTAACTATTGAAGGACTTTTGTGCTTGCTGTGGGATGTGCCAGAAGAACTACAGAAGCGGGTGGTTAAATCTTTGGAAGATTATAAGTCTTTAGTCGAGTGTAAAAACGGCGAATACTGGCTGCATCCTGTGATTCGACAAGAGGCAATAAGTAGACTGAAGCGAAATGGCGAATGGGAATCAGCTAACGGTAGAGCTATAAAGTTTTGGCAAATATATTTTTCACATATATTAAAAACTGAACAATTAGAAATAAATAAAATTGATTTTAATTTAGTTGAAAACTATCAAGAAAAATTGGATTTAATTATAGAGACTGCGGAAGCTATAGCTAATTATAATATTTATAAAGATGAACTTGTCGTAATTGAATTTATCCATCACTCTTTAAAGTTTTATGATTTAGAGTCATTGGAAGAATTAATTTTACAGTCAAATATTTACGAGAATACAGGTTTCAGCTTATTGAGAGAAAAAATATCTGAATTTGTTGAATGGCGGATAAATTTAGGTAAATCACTTTATGAATTAGGAGAACCTACACACACATTAGCAGTAATTGATAAAAAAGAAGGTAAGTTTACAGAAAGCAAAGAGCAATTTACGTATTACAAAAGATGTTTTTACGTAGGTCAACGTTTTTTGAAAACAGCTTTGGATATTGCTAATCAATTGAAATTATATAGATTAGTAAATGAAGTACAGCTTTTGCTGGCTAGGTTTCAATCCTACTCTATTGATTAG
- a CDS encoding XisI protein, with protein sequence MAKLEEYRDYIQQLLTKYAARDSGEDGVEVQTIFDTKHDHYQLSYVGWRNRRRVFGPVMHLDIKNGKIWIQWNGTENDIAMELVEMGVAKEDIVLGFHTPYVRSFTDFAVG encoded by the coding sequence ATGGCAAAGCTAGAAGAATATCGAGATTATATTCAACAATTACTGACAAAGTATGCAGCGCGTGACTCTGGGGAAGATGGTGTAGAAGTGCAAACCATTTTTGACACGAAGCATGACCACTATCAGCTTTCTTATGTTGGTTGGCGCAATCGACGGCGGGTTTTTGGTCCTGTGATGCATCTTGATATTAAGAATGGCAAAATTTGGATTCAGTGGAATGGTACTGAAAATGATATCGCGATGGAATTAGTGGAAATGGGTGTAGCTAAGGAAGATATTGTATTAGGGTTTCACACGCCGTATGTGCGATCGTTTACAGATTTTGCGGTGGGGTGA
- a CDS encoding XisH family protein translates to MMLFYRCYNTGSGGHWQNMSAKDRFHDAVKTALEKDGWTITDDPLTIRISSRTKLYIDLGAEKIIAAQRDQRKIAVEVKSFLSASTMAEFHTAVGQYINYRYALADFGYEQTLYLAVPFYIYDDFFTQPFV, encoded by the coding sequence ATGATGCTATTCTATCGTTGCTACAATACTGGCAGTGGTGGTCATTGGCAGAATATGTCAGCCAAAGATAGATTTCACGACGCTGTAAAAACTGCACTTGAAAAAGATGGGTGGACGATAACCGATGACCCACTGACTATCCGTATAAGCTCTAGAACCAAACTTTATATAGACTTAGGAGCCGAAAAAATTATTGCTGCACAACGCGATCAAAGAAAAATCGCCGTTGAAGTCAAAAGTTTTTTGAGTGCTTCTACAATGGCTGAATTCCATACCGCAGTAGGACAATATATTAACTACCGCTATGCTTTGGCAGATTTTGGCTATGAGCAAACTCTATATTTAGCAGTACCTTTTTACATTTATGATGATTTTTTTACACAGCCATTTGTTTAG